A single Coregonus clupeaformis isolate EN_2021a unplaced genomic scaffold, ASM2061545v1 scaf4038, whole genome shotgun sequence DNA region contains:
- the LOC121534560 gene encoding uncharacterized protein LOC121534560, whose translation MLVREMAMLNTQIFTMEQPIIISFTPARRMVWEELSSQNEQYVDEEVGQRSCLDLIPWSGPLCVPIFPVFSKAKPVYYLTRAGRMLVTELAVLNTQTSKLVIEEPTIHLTEAGRLVLDELSAPSDSHSQPNREDSGFPRSCSWLGTGGLVQVVLTNKKLTGIKVHSLVEGSMDSCPDLVKRRSEFTYYEDAQQVDISTTVEGYQERG comes from the exons atgctggtgagagagatggcaatgttaaacacacag ATTTTCACAATGGAGCAGCCCATTATCATCAGTTTCACTCCTGCTAGGAGGATGGTATGGGAGGAACTGTCCTCTCAAAATGAACAG tatgtggatgaggaggttggGCAGCGGTCCTGTCTGgatttaatcccttggtctggaccctTGTGTGTTCCTATCTTT cctgtcttctccaaGGCCAAACCAGTCTACTACCTCACTCGTGCTGGGAGAATGCTGGTAACAGAGCTTgcagtgttaaacacacag ACTTCCAAATTGGTTATTGAGGAGCCTACCATTCACCTCACTGAAGCTGGGAGGCTAGTGCTTGACGAACTGTCAGCACCTTCAGATAGCCATTCACAG CCAAATAGGGAAGACTCTGGTTTCCCTAGAAGTTGCAGCTGGTTGGGAACTGGG GGTCTCGTCCAGGTGGTCCTCACCAACAAGAAGCTGACTGGTATTAAGGTACA TTCCTTGGTAGAAGGATCCATGGACTCATGTCCTGACCTTGTCAAGAGGAGGTCTGAGTTCACCTAttatgaggatgcccag CAGGTGGATATCTCCACCACAGTGGAGGGGTACCAGGAGAGGGGATGA